The genomic DNA acctttaaaaacagaggtttacaaagtgctttgacaataagcaggGATACAAACAAGACAAAGCATCATAACACAGATAATACAAGAAAATACAGAACCCCAACACAGAAGAACCCATTAAAATTCAGCTAGAATTATAACCACAACATCATAATAACCCAGCAAATACATTCAAAGCACCAGAAGGGACATGATAAAAGTAGGAAACTGAAACAAAAGCCCAGAATGACTTACATGAATCCAGGAAACACACGAACCCAGATGCATAAAGagagacctaaggaccagaaatgtaaaacataaaagatCATTTAGAAGTGGTGGAAcagaataaaagataaaactgtAAGAACAAACTAAGATGAGTAGTGATTATTGGATCAGAGTACAACAATAAAAAGGTAGAAATTGTAaggtaataataatagtaaataaAACTCAATTTAGAAGACTAGAAGAGCAATAAGAATCAAATCAAGGTATTAAAGCTCtaagataaaattagaaaactAAGACAAATTAGAGGCAGAAAAATTTAAAGAGAAATTACTGGCCAAAGACGGAGGAAATGGAAAAGACAGAAGATCACAGCCCTTACCTTTTAAGGGTAAGCGTATGataaaacctttattttcttcaaaatgtactTGCTGTATGCCTGATAACCTAAGAAAATCAACATGGTAGGTCAGTGTTGCAGCATAAGCGACTGCCACAGCAGATCCCATAAAGGGACAAATAATAATGGCATATGTTTTGTCTCATTTCCCAAGTtatgaaaaagtttttacatGGCCACAAGATACCAGTGGCTTGGTGAAAATATGTGAAGACACCAAGGTAGAGACAGCATCTTAAATGTACAAGCAAATTGCCGCTTGTGTTTCACATTAGGAGGAAATAACATAAGCTGATGTGCTATTGACTCCTGTTTTACACACAGTCAAACAAATGTCAAGTTTGCACTCACCAGATTACAGATATGACACTGGCACATCATACtagctctctctttctctatgATGGCTTAATGTTTGATGAGCTtcacagaaatccacctgtcaggcATTATTAGCAGATATTCAATCACGAGTATAAGACACTGCTCTCGTCAATAAAATAATGCTTGCTGCACTGGTTGTTAATAGCAGCAGCCAAGAACCAGTGAGGGAAAACTCATAAATGGTCAATAAGACAATCCCAGAAATATGTGCCTTAAATATCTCCCTTGTGGCCAGCTGCAGTGTTGGTAAAAAGGACTGATCAAACTCTTTGAGGCTAtagagttttacatttttaagaaaaagtacaaatgaaatgatgaaattattattatatgttTAAAAGACCATACCGTTTATTtcattctgtttgttttagtttgttagGGACTCCTGGTGTATTGTTAAgttggaggtctgcaggactaaatCATTTATGAAACTGATCCCTTCCCTGCCAGGAAAATTAGATAAACCATgggaaaaatcatttttctgcaaAGTGTCAGAACTATATCTGAAATATGTAGAAAAGTCCTGGTGAAATCTGCAGAGTGCAGATCCCACTAGAGTTTTAGTATTTCCACTTTCCTCTATTTTCAGTGATAGCCAACCTTCATTTTCACTTCCTGGCCCCCATCTGGCTTTTTTACGTCATcaagatcatgtgactgcaaaaaAGCTATTGGAGCTAAATCAGAGAACGCTATTCTGTTGTCTTAGCAATTTCATTGGTTAATGGTTAAGCCATTGCTCTTATATATTCTATTCTTTGAATGactcaaatttatttttgcCCAGTACCAGGCTACTCATCATAATCATGATTCATTTATACTCACTGAAAGCTTTGTTTTCAGGAGCAGTATGTCTTCCCTCTGTCTTCTAATCATGCCTGAGTTCATCATGGATTCAGGGAATAAACATGGCTGCACACCTTTCAAGGCAGAGATGGCAGAAACCTGAAATTCATACCAAGCTAGCCTGACGACCTTAAATGGCcttgtcccaacttttgtgAACATTCTGCAGACTTCAAATTCAGAGggcatttacataaaaaaaaacacattttaccagTTTGAACATTAATATCTAgttttttatacatatatatatatatatatattttttttttttttttaaatagaaattataaagtattttaaatttctgtgttctgcttttattcatatttagTGTCCCATCTTTTTGGGAATTGGGGtttgtgaactttctggaattTTGGTTAGGCGACGGGTTTCAaatttgaatataaaatatactAAAGCTTTTGATCATTTATGTAAGATATCATCAAAAAAAACCAAAGCACCCTAAAAGTTTGCCTCTGTagacataaaaaatgttgaaaaggaaATTTTGTATTATCCCTCCTACATTGCTCTCCATAACTCCCCCAACAAAGTTAAACTGAGGAAAGTAAATCCTCTATCCATCCCGATCACATCCAGACCCTGCGGCGCTGCTACAGCCGGGTGAAGGAGCACGGCATCGGGAAGAGGAAGAGCAGCTACACCATCGAGCAGCTGGAGAAGGTGTTTGGTCAGGGAGGCTGGGACTCTCAGAGCTGTGCCCCCGTCCTGATCAACAGCAGCGGTCTCTATCAGGAGATGGAGTCTGACGGCAGCACGCTGGAGGACTTCTCCCAGGAGGACTGGTGCAACCAGGTGTTGGACTCGGCCTTCCAGGAGGGAGACATGGAGACTGGTGAGTGTGTTAGCCTGCAGCAGGATTGAAGGCACATACAGGAATTAATTTAAACTGAtgtgagtgttttatttttagaagaAATCCAGATGCCTAAACAACGAGCTCTGCAGATCCAAGCTGAGCAGTCAGAACAAACACAGTAAGTCAGTGTATGTCCTACAAGTTCATGCTGTGAGTTTTTAATTATCAGCACACATTTATGCACAAAAGCCAAGACTGTAATGTGTCTAAAATTACCCTGATGGGATcaaatcaactttatttatagagcacagCTGATCCAAAGTCCTTAATTTTGGAGTGCTTAACGGAGCTCCATGAAacttttcctgcttgttttgTTTATCAAACTTTAAACCTGAGTGACACCAAGGTTTTATGGAGAGGAACAGTTGACCAAGATGAGGGGAAATACTATCAGTGAGATTCTGTGGACCAAATATGtttacctattttttttcttatttagcTGAATGAAGTTTGTGGTCATCCAGGATTCTATGTCTTGACAGTTATTGAGGTTGTGGTTTTTGGTTCAGGGGAAATGTAGATATGTTTATTGTCTACATAAAGGTGAAAATGGATATTGTGTTTCTGGATTTGACCTTTGGGGAGCAAATAGAAGGAGAAGAGCACTGGGCTTAGTACAGAACCTTGGGGGACACCACAGAATAATGGGGCAGGAGAGGATGTGGAGTTGTTGATTGGGACACTgacccccttggatattttactctttaattgGGTTTTAAAAATTAGTCATCGTCAatatgtaatttggcttttttgacaaaaaatttctttaatgtcaaattgaaaacagatttctgcaaagtaatgtcaattagacaaaaatatgtactataaaaagtgactgcataataTTCATAATATTCAAGCTGACTGTtctaatttaacagaggtccagtcaactggtgctagtagtcttacaATTAATGAAAATGGGATTACCTGattacagtgaatgtgtctcaagtgattgtagtataaagacacctgtgtttgggaggtccagtcactggttaatcagtattcctggctaccattacaccatgaaaacaaaagaacaccccaagcaactcagtgaAAAGATTATTAAGAAGCTGAAGTCTGGAGGtggatacagaaacattttcaaaactcTGCACATCCCCAACAGTTTagctaaatccatcatcaagaacaCGTGTAAATCTACCAACAGTAGATCAGGCCGtactcacaaactgagtgagcgtgctagaagtagactagtgagagaggccacctacacacctatgactactctgaaggagtccCAAgctgggagagactctgcagacaacaactgttggctgggttcttcaccagtcaaagttttgtgggagagtggaaaagagaaagacactgctgaagaaaactctgattcaGTTtagactagagttcaccaaaaggcatgtgagagactccatggtcaagtggaggaaagttctttggtctgatgagaccacaaTGGAGCtttatggccatcagacaagacactatgacACTGCACGTCACcataaaaacacaccatccccactgtgaagcagtgtggtggcagcatcatgctgtggggatactccTCTGCAACAGACCCTAGAAAGCTTGTAAacgtagagggtaaaattaatgtggcaGATATAGGAAaaacctggaggacaatcttcatcagtctgcaagagaactacggcttggtagaagatttattttacagcaagacaatgacctgaagcatacagcgtaAGCTGCACAGAAAGACAAGGTTAATGCTCTGGAGTGtctgagtcaaagccaagacctcaatccaggacttgaaaagggctgttcatgcctgatcctcatgcagcctgacagagattgagcagtttagcaaagaagaatggagtaaaatttcagcgTGCAGATatttgagcctgattgagacctatccacacaggcTTAGTTtacattagatatttttaactgacattactttgtagaaatctgttttcactttgacaataaagagTTTTTGTAttactttttgtaaaaaaaagcccaattatattgatcatggttgatttttataaatcaataaaagggaaaaaatccaaggggCTGAATGCTTTTTATAGATACTGAACACTTGACAACTCGGTCAGACCAAACACCTGCTGGGACTGAAGGGTCCGGGTTCTGTCTTTTCTAGAATTGGATGAATGACTATATGTATGAACTACTGATTATAGAGAGATTGCCAGGACCAGTGGAACCAATGACCTCCTTGAAAAGTTTAGTAGGGTTAGTATCAAGGAAACAGGTTCAGGTCTTTATGGAGATAATATGATTATGTTTTTGTAATGTATTCCAATTGACTGAGAATTGCAGTGTTTTCCAGGATGATGGCTAGActatctaaccttgcaaagcagatggatacgcccgtttgcatgtttttcgctggcgaatccatcttgcatcTTGCtctaaaccgtttgggcctggttagaaagtgacaggaccaatcagcaacgagcgGCGGTATTTAtgggtgcggcggagtcgtaacataagcaagcagcaacaagagaccggagcaattttgatgaaagacattagcgcggatgctgctatagcgtgttttatcagaacttgaagacatttcttcgtttaaattaaatatatatgaaGATGATTTCTGTCCATAAACATACAATGCAAAATAATTCAATACATAACAACATATTCTGTGTTCGAGTAAAGGATGCATGCATAAAGTGTTGAAATGCTCTGGTAGATTGCTTTAAGTGTTTTGTAATTTAATGACATTATAATGTTTGTGTTTCCTGTAGAAAAAGGGACATGATGCAGACCGTGATGCGTATCCTGGAGTCAGTCCAGCTGAAATGGGAGCACTTCCAAACGTGGACCGAGTTCTCGCGGCTGCACCTCTCAAACAAACTGGCCATCTTTGGCGTGGGCTACAACACACGCTGGCGTGAGGATGTGCGGTACCACTACGCTGAGATCAGCTCTCAGGTTCCCCTGGGGAAGAGACTGCGTGAGTATTTCAATCCTGAGAAACCTGAGGGCCGAATCATCATGACTAAAGTCCAGAAGATGAACTGGAAGAATGTTTATTACAAGTTTCTGGACATCACCATTAGCGAGGCGCGCTGCCTGGAGCTGCACATGGAGGTGGACTGGATCCTTGTGTCCCAGTCCAAAGCTGCAGGCTGCAGCAAAGGCTCCTACCACTACCTCCTCCCTGGGGACATCCCCAAAACGTTTGGACTCTATGCTATCGGCTATGAGGAGGACACCTCTCAGACCTCTCCTCAGAGCGAGAGTGGAGACGTCAGCTTACCTCAGTTTAAGTCAGAGAACGGCGTGCAGAGTCAGGGTGATGGCGAAGGATCAAGGAGAGTGGACAGGACTGGAGCTAAAGTCACGTACTGTTACCTGGGGATAGCTGAGGACAGGACCATTCAGCAGTGTATATTCCAGCACTTTCAGGGTTCAGGTAAATACTACGTCCATGGTGAGCCCTCAGCTGTGACCCGTTTCCTGCAGGAGAACTGCAGCTCCAGTCAGGAGGGTGAAGACTCGTGTCAGCGTTCCTCCATTTACATGAAGTTCATCGAGGTGGAGGTGGACTTCCTCTCTGCAGGCTCACTGGTGGAGTGCCTGGAAACGGCTGTAGGTTATTCCTTGAAATATAACAGCAAAGAGACGCTGTAGACTACGCTCAGTGTCTCTGATTAAATGTCACTGAAATTATAATGAAGTCTTAGAGCCAGCGAGGCAACATGGAGGAAGGAAAGTCCTCTCTGCTTCATTGAAATGCGGcatattttgcagctttttcagcTGTTGACCTGATTAACCATTAGATCTTTAATGAGACTTGCGTGAAAGACTGTTTACAGTAAATGTACTGTGCAGAAATATTGGAACAGTAGCGAAAGTATAACAGAGCTTTGACCTCTAAAAAGTAAATATCATTATTTTCAGCTAATGTGCACTACAAAGGATTCGCTGCTTGTTTAGTGTAAGATAAATGTTGCCTCATCAGGGAGAGTTAGGGTTGGAAAGGTGACTACTGCAGTATGCGTCTGTCTACCTCAGTAGGATGTAGCAAACAAGGCAGCGAGGGACCACGGAGCGTTTTATTCTGaaactgccttttttctttgaCTGTTGAGGTGTGGACCTGAATTCATGTATGTAGGAGTGATGGCTGATTTATGCCTTATGGAGCGCGGGTCAGTCTGCTGCAGCTAGAGATGCCGCCATGAAAACACAGGTTGAAAAAGTGAAGTTCTAGTGTTTCTGATTATTTCTTATGTTTGTCCATCTGCTTCAATTCAGCTTACAAAATAACACAACCAGCTTCTGCAAATCTATAACCATTACACAGCTGTATACAATGCTTTAACAGGAGCTTGAATCTCGTTTAGGACATACAGATACCGAATGGTaatccttaaagaccctgtaaagtgaaatccaaaggttttgttggaatatggttgctgtaaacatgtgaaaacccTGAGATcttcatgtgactgaattctggattgagactgttttttttatttaggaacattatacatttttataaccTTTTAAGAACATCAACGATGGAGAAATGGAGGCCATATTTCAAAGAATGTTGGCTCTCGTCATTCACATAAGGAGCCAGCTCTTAGAATTGGATCATCCAAGAATGGCAGCTCCCCCATGACTTAACATAAAGCTGTGGTTCACAAACTTTGTTTGTCAGGCCCCCtttggcagatattttcagGCCCCCCACCCCTTACCCCTCACTATACATATCAAcctataaaaacatgtaaatgtacaaACACACCGCTATTCCCAACTTttgcaaattctttttttttttgttttgtttttttttttttgagaattgATTACaacataaaactaaaacattttaagttttaaaattctgactctCCGAAGATGAACAGTTTGCCGAAAAATATTACAAGACAAACATGTCTAAGATTTTTAAGTCCTGTAATAATTTCAGgaacttatatatatatatatatttttttttttatttatttatttatttttttgagtcTCGGATGCAGATGTGAGACTGACAGTCTCAGGGCATTTTCAGTGTCTagctttggtttgtttttttttgtcttaattgaagcaaaaagcagaaaaaaacaatggatGCTGTAAAAGGCAAGAGTATGGCCAAGGCTTTCAATGacattgttgaatctgaggtgacatcAACGAACTGCTCCTGTTTCTGCAGTGTTGAAGTTACCAGCTTGTGTTGCTTAGCCCTGCCTTGCCTCACCCCCCTACCATGACCTCGCGCCAGCTTTGGGAACCACTTACATAAAGTAACATAGTCTACTTAGCGCTGTAGTGCATTGGACCTCCTACTGACGTCAGTATAACCTGATTAAAGGATCACAAAAGTCCTCCTGATTCAGTCAACAAGAGCTTCAACCTCATTCGGTCAACAGAGTAGTGCGAAAATCTCCCAAGGAAGAGCATGGAAACAAGTATCCTACAGTAAGGTCATCAgaattaataaattaatgatTCATTCAACAGGAATATTAAGCCTTGACTTTAGACTAAATGGACTAATTTACAAAACTGACCACTAGATTTTTTGCTCCATCAgcattacattttcataaagctGACATCCAGTTGGCCTGCTCAGCCCTACGTGCACGTGAGCCGtgctgcacacacacagtgtGGCACTGAAAACGCTCTGCACTGTGTGACAAGGAGGTGGAGACAGTGCTTTAAATCATTTCAGGTAAAACAGAAGGTTACCTGCACTTCTTCATCTCTATTCTCTTTACATCCATGCAGGATCTTCATATTTGCATGGCTCTGCACCCTCCTATCGTGTTTTCTCTTACATGCATGTGCTGCATAGTGAGCTTCATTAAAATCTAAGTTAACAGATCGTCCGGTATCATCTCAAGCTTGCAAGCGTGATTGAAAGACTAAAATTCTGTCAGACATAATACTTTAAAGGAAACAACAGTATTTATAGCacatattaaacatgtttgaaactCTTTGCACCCACAAATAAGGCAGAAGAAGCTTTCAGGTAAAAGATTTTCAGTTCTAGCTGATTAATACtgtctctggttttagttatttattcaAGAACTCAAAATTTCTTTCAGCAGTTAGAAAGAGTACAGCTGCTTGTCTGTTTCTGTGATTTGTTTCATTCCTGAGTCACATTATCTAGGGAGGAGGAACAGAGTGTGAATAATGACCAACTATTTCTCTCTAGAGTGTTAAGAAATTCACATGGCCTTTAAATACGTTTGGTTTTATTTGGCTTGCAAACAGAAATAACATCCCAGCATAAGTTATggaattaaaagtaaaaaccagcacaggaaataaaggctgtgGCACAGTTTTCAGGTGgatatttgtttaaatttaaaccagagatggtcatgtgacctgttgcttttttttaaggattcttaaGTGGTGACATAAACATGCGTATCTGTGTTCACTACTTTGAAGCACCTCTAGCTGCAGCTGTGGGATTGTGGGTAATCTGATATCACAGATGCAGTGTTGATGAGTGGCCAGCTCCTcagacagactgatatttaaacaCAGCAGTGTTGTAGATACCACATAGTCGTGCCAGTAAGCTCCATACTAACAGGTTTAAACCATGAGCACTGTTCTATGATGTGTTGTAAGCTGCATCACTGACCAACAATCAAAGTGAACTCTTCACCATGAATCCTGAGGTTATGTGCAATGTGCCAGAGACGGACGGAGCAGAGAAGAATCACTGGATGAGAAGTCCATATTGAATCTATGTATATGAATCTACCTTATAGTATATAAATATCTATAATATATATTTAAGAAAATCAGTGTTCACAGGCATTCCGGCTTTTGCAAACCTGCGGTGTTCATTTGTTTGGGTAAACCGTATCTAAAGatgaatattttatattttattggttGGCACTTTGTCTTGTTTGTGATTGTTTGGAAGTCACTGTCTcgtatgtttacatgtttaaaacaataaaagggaaACTCACTGTCATTGCCAAGCTGTGAAAATGTGTTagtgtgattttgtttttattcagggattaaaatgttctaaagaTGCATGGGTTTACCACCATCAAGTTTTATATTAGACATTTATCCACCATAGAAGAAGAATCTGTCAGACTTTGATAGGCTGCTGGTTCCTCTGGTAGCATCAGCAGGATTTTAGTTTTGAATTTGTCAGAAATTACACATGTAAAATACATATAACATATGTTTGAGGAGTCCTTCAGGTGAAGCAGGCAGGAGGTGCAGTGAGGAgcatggaggaggaagatgcaggTATGAAGGGGATCAGAGAAGACCAGAGGGGAACGGTCAGCCCTAAAAATGCACAGGCAGCTCTCCAGCTACAGTAATGTCCATAAGTATTTGGTCAGAAAGACCACTTTAATCGCTGtgctaatatttacaaccatAGTTGGTATATATGGAGCTTTAATGCTATaaaactcaagagtgcatcAGAGTGAGCCTCtcgtagattttttttttttttttttttttttggtaataaaaaattgtaaacAACTGTATTTCAGACATTCATGCTTCAtctgtaaaaatatatttttaacatttttttatatttttattttctttaaacattaatCTTACCCCGGCAATCAattatttagtttcagtcaaggatgttatagttaactaaaactaacaaaataaatagttaactgaaactaaataaaaagtaagctaaaccaaaaaaaaagaaaaaaaaaaaaaagaaaagaaaactaaaactaactaaaactgtattgtgCATTtacaaaattaactaaaataaaaatggagacaaaatatcctcagTTTTAGTATTTGACAAaaccagactgactggcacTGACACAGAAGACGGGGGAATGTAAAATGGcttgatctgattggttaagacttcacacggtggtagttttatgtctggagttgtattcaaacttcatcattaaataaataaaatgataaattaagagtagcctgtttaaatatgttatagaaaatgtacatttttctgtaaaaatttaaactaacactaaaactaataaaactaaactgaaatcaaaaacagaaagtgaaaacgaaataaaaataaaaactaataaaaaatccaaaactagtATAACCTTGGTTTCAGTAATAACTTTTTGTGTCATACCTGCAGTACCTCTAAAGTCCACCAGAGGGCAGCAGCCTGCTCTCTGGAAAGCACTGCTCTATGGGAAACACCAGTGATCACTAGAACTGGACAAGAAGGTAGAAGTGTACCGTGATAAAAGTCTGGAATCATGTTTGTTCAAAGCTACCTGAACATCAGGACaagaacagttttttttttagtaataaaTTCTTATAGAAACCAaatttattctgaaaaaaataatcaaatgtgGGTTCCATTGAATCAGTTTTAATCTTTGATGTGCATAATCTTGGTCTATAAGAATTATCTTTGGAGTCTAAAAACCCTGCTGACAATACCTTAGGGGGGTCAATGTACTGGATTAATGGACATTTATAACAGGAAGGACCTCAGGAGGGTTCTGGATTATCTAAATCATCACTACAAAGTGAGTTTGAGCTTTCAAACCTCAGGTTGTGTTCATGTGATAAAGACTACATGATTccagttttaatttatttccagtttgatttatttaataaatgacAGTTGGCGTTTAGGTTGCTCTTATTTATGGCTCATTTGCACATCGCCAAATTGCACTCTGACTGATTTTACTGTTGGTTTTGTGTATGTTGTTCTTTATATTGTAATTGTTTTCAGTCTTCTTAAAGTCTTTGTGCTTGGGtcttatttaactgacattctTGTCTCTGTTGAAGAGAATCTGAAtctcatgatttaaaatgcttaaaataaaTGCTGCTATTGTAGCTTTGGAAGTGTGTGTAGTTCAGTGGATGTAAGTCCCAAATTTGACCACAAGATGGTGATAAAactaaagctgaaaaaatgacTGCCACTGCCAGTGCAATAATAAAATCCTGATTTATAAAGCATTAATATGTAAAAACCAAAAGAATACAATGTTTTGTATGTGAAGCTGACTCATAATAACTCATAGGATCCTCAGAGGGAGTAAAAGCCACAGTGACAAAGTGCATGTCTGAGATTATCAGTGAGTACAGTCAGACAAAAGCAGTGACCTTTCAGAGAGCAGCCCTCTGAAACCAAAACAAATATCTGCTTTATTCTTCAGTGTAAGACTCGATCATAAGACATAAACCAGGGTGGCCCAGACTAAAGCCTGCAGGCcaaaatgcagcttttttttgcttcttaatTGTTATTCAAACAGCAAATTAAAAGACAACCTTCATTAGAGTACTTCTTAGTTCTGACACTCAGCAGTGCTGCTCTTAatctataaacaaacattttgacaggaaaaaaatcatttaaggactaaactgagacaacaatGTAAGTTGTGATCATACTGGCCcacaaataataacaatatctgGATCATAACACCctgatgaataaagacaaagggATTATGGCAGCTATAGCAGCAGGGATGGTATTCagtctctctgctgtttttgtctgaAGGTCAGATTTACAAAGAACATCACCTACAATTCTTCTTCAAACATCAACACTCCCAAAGTTTGGCATTTTTATGCAGTTTGCTCTCCCTttttgtctgaatgtggagatgaggcGTCCACCAGCAGACCAGCCCACTACAGCTTTCCTGAAATGTGATTGGCCAGTCAAAATCCTGAACAATGATTGGCcgtttgccttgtcagccattagtGTAATTACTACTTTTGCCAAGGAGGTtgtgtgatcaggtgggtttgttagtttgtttgttggcaacataactcaaaaaattatGGACGGCTTtcgatgaaattttcaggaaatgtcagaaatggcacaaggaagacctgattagattttgggactgatccagatcaccatctggatccaggaattttttttaaaggattctgtactattgggagatagggctcatggcagaggtctgcgctgttaccactttacaccaggagatggcggacatgagtaacttcaatcccagcagcatttttggttgtgtttctattcaaagttttggagtttactgagtttgaaagacgcacgcacGGTCGAgaagacgagtcggagcgtagcagagagaaagacagcgaattgtagcgagaatactcacgaTGCTGGGAGggatagaggaatattcaccctctgccatgactcctagttgtccagtgagaccatggatGCTTCccccatgacagtccacacgtagcgaggCCAATGCTTTACCTCATCGTGTCTctaccccaccggggagggagtaatcggcaaattagatttaaGGAGtcatccagatcaccgtctggatccaggaatgttttaaaggattcttcactattgagaggaagggctaatggtggaggtctgcactctctgagtgcttttctagttcctTTCGCCACGACAACCCATTGCTcattaatttttgcaactttgaatcatttttccacttttttccctctttttctctacTTTTCTTGCCATGTTTCTCCTTCCTCTggcattttaacccatttttgctcatattcATCCATTactgtcacttatttttgctcatttgaaccattttgccactttttattaaccctttcttgccacaattaaccctttcttgctgctatttgccacttttctcccattttgccacttctctaccacttttaatccccttttgttgtttgtaacccatttttgttgatttgacCC from Cheilinus undulatus linkage group 12, ASM1832078v1, whole genome shotgun sequence includes the following:
- the LOC121518454 gene encoding myb/SANT-like DNA-binding domain-containing protein 2 is translated as MAASSTAELSPEVTTPLKIPKTEVPSPESEDLSDSNQYQSNPSTPNRFSPLNVGSGSAGRTAASSSSNSFTACRGMSWTPSETNALIAVWGNERLTEARMQQLEVAGTVFSGKAPGPAMYERVSRALSELGYERTPSQCRERMKTLRRCYSRVKEHGIGKRKSSYTIEQLEKVFGQGGWDSQSCAPVLINSSGLYQEMESDGSTLEDFSQEDWCNQVLDSAFQEGDMETEEIQMPKQRALQIQAEQSEQTQKRDMMQTVMRILESVQLKWEHFQTWTEFSRLHLSNKLAIFGVGYNTRWREDVRYHYAEISSQVPLGKRLREYFNPEKPEGRIIMTKVQKMNWKNVYYKFLDITISEARCLELHMEVDWILVSQSKAAGCSKGSYHYLLPGDIPKTFGLYAIGYEEDTSQTSPQSESGDVSLPQFKSENGVQSQGDGEGSRRVDRTGAKVTYCYLGIAEDRTIQQCIFQHFQGSGKYYVHGEPSAVTRFLQENCSSSQEGEDSCQRSSIYMKFIEVEVDFLSAGSLVECLETAVGYSLKYNSKETL